The following are encoded in a window of Salmo trutta chromosome 9, fSalTru1.1, whole genome shotgun sequence genomic DNA:
- the LOC115199628 gene encoding glycosyltransferase family 92 protein F13G3.3-like has translation MSCNVQTVEMYKLLGVQRVVIYNTSCGQDLEPVLVHYREEGILEIVEWPIDQFLNPSKGWRFEEHKGDLHYYGQLTTLNECIYRYMYQSKYVLLHDIDEIVMPYQHANLHLLLEDLQHQHPRVGVFVIENHIFPKNHYEDSGKFKLPQWREIPGINILEHIYREPSREAVINPTKLIVNPRHVVQTSVHSVLKTLGETFWVPPDVCRLVHVRVPLQGSLTKDQLLVDKKLWEYEKELVQNVDNTLRKSGLLL, from the coding sequence ATGTCCTGCAATGTCCAAACTGTGGAGATGTACAAACTCCTTGGGGTGCAGAGAGTGGTTATCTATAACACCAGCTGTGGTCAGGACTTGGAACCAGTGTTAGTTCACTACAGGGAAGAGGGTATACTGGAAATAGTAGAATGGCCGATTGATCAGTTCCTCAACCCATCCAAAGGCTGGAGGTTTGAGGAGCACAAAGGAGATCTCCACTACTATGGGCAGCTGACCACTCTGAATGAATGCATCTATAGATACATGTACCAGTCGAAGTATGTACTTCTTCATGACATTGATGAGATCGTGATGCCTTACCAACATGCCAATTTGCATCTACTGCTGGAGGACCTTCAACACCAGCACCCCAGAGTAGGAGTCTTCGTCATTGAGAATCACATATTCCCCAAAAACCATTATGAAGACAGTGGCAAGTTCAAACTGCCACAATGGAGGGAAATTCCAGGGATCAATATCCTGGAGCATATTTACAGAGAACCCTCGAGAGAGGCTGTTATCAACCCTACCAAACTGATTGTCAACCCTAGACATGTAGTACAGACATCTGTTCACTCTGTGCTGAAGACTTTAGGGGAGACCTTCTGGGTACCACCTGATGTGTGTCGGCTAGTACACGTCAGAGTTCCCCTGCAAGGTAGCCTCACTAAAGATCAGCTGCTTGTGGACAAAAAGCTGTGGGAATATGAAAAGGAGCTGGTTCAAAATGTTGACAACACTTTAAGGAAATCTGGACTGTTGCTTTGA